One segment of Triticum aestivum cultivar Chinese Spring chromosome 2A, IWGSC CS RefSeq v2.1, whole genome shotgun sequence DNA contains the following:
- the LOC123184502 gene encoding uncharacterized protein — MSGSAFNAFKSRVPVAWSPKLYITLVRGLPGTRKLHRRTLEAMRLRRCHRTVEHRTTPSLLGMLTQVKRLVVVETEEMYNARKQADEQRRALRPPLVVSHAPPPKPAAAAPEGAGQ; from the coding sequence ATGAGCGGGAGCGCGTTCAACGCCTTCAAGTCGCGCGTGCCGGTGGCGTGGAGCCCGAAGCTGTACATCACGCTTGTGCGCGGGCTGCCCGGGACGCGCAAGCTCCACCGCCGCACCCTGGAGGCCATGCGCCTCCGCCGCTGCCACCGCACCGTCGAGCACCGCACCACGCCCTCCCTCCTTGGCATGCTCACCCAGGTCAAGCGCCTCGTCGTCGTCGAGACCGAGGAGATGTACAACGCGCGGAAGCAGGCCGACGAGCAGCGCCGCGCGCTCAGGCCCCCGCTCGTCGTCTCGCACGCCCCGCCGCccaagccggccgccgccgcgccggagggCGCCGGGCAGTAG